A part of Aegilops tauschii subsp. strangulata cultivar AL8/78 chromosome 2, Aet v6.0, whole genome shotgun sequence genomic DNA contains:
- the LOC109781586 gene encoding fibrillin protein 5 homolog produces MAASLLLSPSAHRHCITTPTRGTGTQCHTAARRRRPRPRGAVLVARGAAVPPEQSLAPHYETLGDAKAALYHALEGVDRGIFGITSAKRSEIHALVELLESRNPTPDPTHKLQDKVDGCWRLIYSTISILGKRRTKLGLRDFISLGDFFQIIDVKEEKAVSVIKFSARALKIFSGQLAIEASYTITTKTRVGIKLESSTITPDQLMNIFQKNYDMLLAIFNPEGWLEITYVDESLRIGRDDKANIFVLEKTESSQV; encoded by the exons ATGGcagcctccctcctcctctccccctcgGCTCACCGCCACTGCATTACCACGCCCACCAGGGGGACCGGAACGCAGTGCCACACTGCAGCTCGGCGGCGCCGGCCGCGGCCGCGGGGCGCGGTGCTGGTGGCGAGAGGCGCCGCGGTGCCTCCCGAGCAAAGCTTAGCGCCTCACTACGAGACTCTGGGCGACGCCAAGGCTGCGCTCTACCATGCTCTCGAAG GTGTCGACAGAGGAATATTTGGCATAACCTCCGCGAAAAGGTCCGAGATTCATGCTCTGGTGGAGCTCTTGGAGTCCCGGAATCCTACACCGGATCCCACCCACAAACTGCAGGACAAG GTGGACGGCTGCTGGAGGCTCATCTACAGCACGATCTCCATACTGGGAAAAAGGAGAACCAAGTTAGGCCTGCGAGATTTCATCAGCCTCGGGGATTTCTTCCAGATAATCGATGTCAAAGAG GAAAAGGCGGTGAGTGTCATAAAGTTCAGCGCAAGAGCATTGAAGATATTCTCAGGCCAACTTGCTATTGAAGCATCCTACACTATCACTACAAAAACA AGAGTGGGTATCAAGCTTGAGAGTTCAACAATCACCCCAGATCAG TTGATGAATATCTTCCAGAAGAACTACGACATGCTCCTTGCCATATTCAACCCGGAAGGTTGGCTCGAGATAAC ATATGTTGACGAATCTCTACGGATCGGCAGAGATGACAAGGCAAACATCTTTGTGCTGGAGAAAACAGAATCATCTCAAGTGTAA